Proteins co-encoded in one Sinobacterium norvegicum genomic window:
- the eutL gene encoding ethanolamine utilization microcompartment protein EutL — MAVLSAIPATVLATRMVASVSPALSQQLGLGKNQYSIGMITSDCDDVTYVALDEATKAANVNVVYAHSFYAGADHASGPTSGEVIGIIAGPGPSDVRAGLSRAIEVIENEAAFQTANETGDMAFFAHVVSASGSYLSAQCEVAAGTALAYLIAPPLEAIFAIDAALKAADVELCDYFAPPSETNFAGAILSGSQAACKAACESFTQAVLDCASLPKEV, encoded by the coding sequence ATGGCGGTTTTATCGGCAATACCTGCAACGGTTTTAGCAACGAGAATGGTGGCTTCTGTTTCTCCGGCATTATCCCAGCAGCTTGGACTGGGAAAAAACCAATACAGTATCGGCATGATAACCAGTGACTGCGACGATGTGACTTATGTGGCTCTGGATGAGGCGACAAAGGCGGCCAATGTCAATGTTGTCTATGCGCACTCGTTTTACGCCGGCGCCGATCATGCTTCCGGGCCAACCTCTGGTGAGGTCATTGGTATTATTGCAGGCCCAGGCCCATCTGATGTGAGAGCCGGTTTAAGTCGTGCTATTGAGGTGATTGAAAACGAAGCCGCTTTTCAGACAGCCAATGAGACAGGAGATATGGCTTTTTTTGCCCATGTTGTTTCGGCTTCAGGCAGTTATTTATCAGCACAGTGTGAGGTGGCAGCAGGCACAGCCTTGGCCTATCTTATCGCGCCACCGTTAGAGGCAATCTTTGCGATTGATGCGGCATTAAAAGCCGCTGACGTTGAACTTTGCGACTATTTCGCACCGCCTTCAGAAACTAACTTTGCCGGGGCTATTTTATCGGGCTCGCAGGCGGCGTGCAAGGCAGCTTGTGAATCATTTACTCAGGCGGTGCTCGACTGTGCCAGCTTACCGAAAGAGGTTTAG
- a CDS encoding BMC domain-containing protein — protein MVNAIGMIELTSIAKGYQVGDAMLKAANVDVLFNRTICPGKFMVMVGGDVAAVEAAVETGLAIGDDTVIDDLLIPNVHQDVFPAISGTRVITETGALGIIETFSVASVIEAADAAVKAANVELIDVHLAMAIGGKGYMTLTGDVAAVTAAIDAGSAVVATRGLLVQKVVIPQPREEILRDKI, from the coding sequence ATGGTCAATGCAATTGGAATGATTGAACTGACATCGATAGCAAAAGGCTATCAAGTCGGTGACGCGATGTTAAAAGCGGCAAATGTCGATGTACTGTTTAACCGAACAATTTGCCCAGGAAAATTTATGGTCATGGTGGGTGGCGATGTGGCGGCGGTTGAAGCGGCGGTCGAAACAGGGCTTGCGATTGGTGACGATACGGTTATTGATGACCTGTTAATCCCCAACGTTCATCAAGATGTGTTTCCGGCGATATCGGGAACCCGTGTGATCACAGAAACCGGTGCTCTGGGTATTATTGAAACCTTCTCGGTTGCCTCGGTTATCGAAGCTGCGGATGCCGCGGTAAAGGCAGCAAATGTGGAATTAATTGATGTGCATTTAGCCATGGCGATCGGTGGCAAAGGTTATATGACGTTAACCGGAGATGTGGCGGCGGTTACCGCGGCCATCGATGCGGGCAGCGCCGTGGTGGCAACGCGGGGATTGCTGGTTCAAAAGGTGGTGATTCCACAGCCAAGAGAAGAAATATTGCGCGATAAAATCTAA
- a CDS encoding 4Fe-4S dicluster domain-containing protein, with the protein MNDFVDKVRAAGVVGAGGAGFPTYVKVDASVDTVLCNGAECEPLLNKDQMMMQHYAEKVIVGMKLVMANAGAERGIIGVKSKNAKSIEALSSMLPADITIFQMSNQYPAGDEYELVYQATGRLIPAQGLPMQVGCIVQNPETLYNIANAVEGKAVTHSLVTIHGDVAKPVTVWAPLGMTYGELIDAAGGALVDDFVMVDGGPMMGPVIDDVMTRVTRLSSGIIVLPRDNNFVARKLAPEAEYRRIGKSACDQCSDCTEMCPRYLMGYPIKPHLVMRSLLTSGEMSESLAVWAQACCGCNICTFWACPEGLDPRNICQTTARDLREQGRWLPPEELQKLQVEPHPMREYRAVPADRLARRLTLGRFMKTYAEFIEQPLAASTVIIPLQQHIGAPPTPVVSVGDRVTVGQKIAEEAATSLSVPVHASICGKVVSIDNGSIEIEGGK; encoded by the coding sequence ATGAACGATTTTGTCGATAAGGTGAGGGCAGCAGGTGTCGTCGGTGCCGGTGGTGCGGGGTTTCCTACCTATGTAAAAGTCGATGCCTCAGTTGACACGGTTTTGTGCAATGGTGCTGAGTGTGAGCCGCTACTGAATAAAGATCAGATGATGATGCAGCACTACGCTGAGAAAGTCATTGTCGGTATGAAACTGGTGATGGCTAATGCGGGGGCAGAGAGGGGGATTATTGGCGTTAAATCCAAAAACGCCAAGAGCATCGAAGCATTATCATCAATGCTGCCAGCAGATATCACCATTTTTCAAATGAGCAATCAATATCCGGCGGGTGATGAATACGAGTTAGTGTATCAGGCGACAGGACGATTAATACCGGCTCAAGGGCTGCCTATGCAAGTAGGTTGTATTGTTCAAAACCCGGAAACCCTTTACAACATAGCCAATGCGGTAGAGGGCAAGGCTGTTACCCATTCGTTAGTGACTATCCATGGTGATGTTGCCAAGCCCGTGACAGTATGGGCCCCGCTGGGGATGACTTATGGTGAGCTGATTGATGCCGCTGGTGGCGCCTTGGTGGATGATTTTGTCATGGTTGATGGCGGGCCTATGATGGGGCCTGTTATTGATGATGTGATGACCAGAGTCACCAGGCTTTCCAGTGGGATTATCGTGCTGCCGCGGGACAATAATTTTGTTGCTAGAAAGTTGGCGCCAGAGGCGGAGTATCGCCGAATCGGAAAATCAGCCTGCGATCAGTGTAGTGACTGTACTGAAATGTGTCCCCGCTACTTGATGGGCTATCCGATCAAACCTCACCTGGTGATGCGTTCATTACTTACCTCGGGTGAGATGAGTGAAAGCTTGGCTGTATGGGCGCAGGCCTGTTGCGGCTGCAATATTTGTACTTTCTGGGCCTGCCCAGAAGGTTTGGATCCGAGAAATATTTGCCAAACCACGGCCCGAGATTTACGTGAGCAAGGACGTTGGTTGCCGCCAGAAGAATTACAAAAGTTACAAGTTGAGCCTCACCCTATGCGTGAGTATCGCGCGGTACCAGCTGACCGCCTTGCTCGTCGTCTTACCCTGGGGCGTTTTATGAAAACCTATGCGGAGTTTATCGAGCAACCGTTAGCTGCCAGCACCGTTATTATTCCATTACAGCAGCATATAGGCGCACCGCCGACACCGGTTGTCAGTGTTGGTGACAGGGTCACCGTCGGTCAAAAAATAGCAGAGGAGGCGGCAACCTCTTTGTCAGTGCCTGTGCATGCAAGTATTTGCGGCAAGGTGGTATCGATAGATAATGGGTCCATTGAAATTGAAGGCGGAAAATAA
- the eutC gene encoding ethanolamine ammonia-lyase subunit EutC: protein MTRQFSFNRGFTMNEAQIESIVQAVLGELGEAKNSGTITEVAAGIVSQLDATGKATQAPRSNGLGCIELTDDLASDKFKNWIGVKNANKPDVNENMRKQTTARILVGRCGPRPTTIPLLRFSADHSRSKDTVIKEVAPEWLEKHRLLEVKSQITNKEQYLTRPDLGRRLDEESKQLILENCKKSPQVQLVVSDGLSTDAITNNYDEILPPLLKGLENAGLNVGTPFFLRYGRVKAQDEIGELLDAEVNLLLIGERPGLGQSESLSCYAIYRPNTTTTVESDRTVISNIHAGGTPPVEAAAVIVELAREMLAKKASGIGLKG, encoded by the coding sequence GTGACCCGTCAATTTTCTTTTAACAGAGGATTCACAATGAACGAAGCACAGATTGAAAGTATTGTTCAGGCTGTTTTAGGAGAGCTTGGTGAGGCCAAAAACTCTGGCACAATTACCGAGGTGGCTGCAGGTATTGTCAGTCAGCTGGACGCAACGGGTAAGGCGACGCAGGCACCTAGATCTAACGGTTTAGGTTGTATCGAGCTAACGGATGACTTGGCAAGCGATAAATTTAAAAACTGGATCGGTGTAAAAAATGCCAACAAACCTGACGTCAATGAAAATATGCGTAAGCAAACAACGGCGAGAATATTAGTTGGTCGTTGTGGCCCAAGACCGACCACAATTCCACTGTTAAGGTTTAGCGCCGATCACTCTCGATCAAAAGACACGGTGATTAAGGAGGTCGCGCCTGAATGGCTGGAAAAGCACCGTTTACTGGAGGTGAAAAGCCAGATTACAAATAAAGAACAGTATCTCACCCGGCCGGATTTGGGGCGTCGTTTGGACGAGGAATCGAAACAGTTAATACTAGAAAACTGTAAAAAATCACCGCAGGTTCAATTGGTGGTATCAGATGGTTTGAGTACAGATGCCATTACTAATAACTATGATGAGATTTTACCGCCGCTGCTAAAAGGGCTTGAAAATGCAGGGCTGAATGTCGGTACCCCGTTCTTTTTAAGATACGGGCGTGTGAAAGCGCAGGACGAGATAGGTGAGCTGTTAGATGCCGAGGTCAACTTGTTGTTGATCGGTGAGCGCCCTGGACTTGGCCAATCGGAAAGCCTCAGTTGTTATGCTATTTATCGGCCAAACACTACTACAACAGTTGAGTCAGATCGAACGGTAATCTCTAACATCCACGCAGGTGGTACACCGCCGGTTGAAGCGGCAGCTGTTATTGTAGAGCTGGCGCGAGAAATGCTTGCTAAAAAAGCAAGTGGTATTGGTTTAAAAGGCTAG
- a CDS encoding OmpP1/FadL family transporter yields MLKLRQLPLALAIAAATSQVNAAGFAINEHSAAGLGRANAGEAAIADDASTISHNPAGLTRIKTNTVTGALAYVDPTVKIDGPTDSLSSSSSAPSAVVPAGYFAAPINDKLVLGLGMYSDFGFKTDYDKDFGALASADVSDIVAYYLTGSMGYKVTDQLSLGLGISVVHATAELSSALPGGEVNLMQLEGDDTTYGWNVGALYEFNEATRVGLSYKSEVKLSFDGDIKSDFIPAWNAGGSADLDLPAMLELAGYHDINDQFAVHASIQRTYWSSFEELAIKVDNNGGTQVPVVIEDYQDVMRYSVGATYTLNPEWTLRAGIAYDETPSTDEHRTLRLPDSSRVLYSVGATWNVSDKMNIDAGYQYVDGETSSIEEPTSPIAPNDTTFSATNSAHILSVGGSYKF; encoded by the coding sequence ATGTTAAAACTTCGTCAACTTCCTCTAGCACTTGCGATCGCTGCGGCGACATCACAGGTTAACGCTGCTGGCTTTGCCATTAATGAACACAGCGCAGCAGGCCTAGGCCGCGCCAATGCCGGTGAAGCCGCCATTGCCGATGACGCTAGCACCATCTCTCACAACCCTGCCGGCTTAACACGCATCAAAACCAACACCGTTACCGGTGCTCTTGCCTATGTTGACCCCACCGTCAAAATCGATGGCCCAACAGACTCATTGTCCAGCTCTAGCTCTGCTCCGTCTGCGGTTGTCCCTGCCGGCTATTTCGCCGCGCCGATCAATGACAAGTTGGTACTTGGCTTGGGTATGTATTCAGACTTCGGCTTTAAAACTGACTATGATAAAGATTTTGGCGCCCTGGCCTCTGCCGATGTTTCTGACATCGTCGCCTACTACCTCACCGGTAGCATGGGCTATAAAGTCACCGATCAGTTAAGTCTTGGTTTAGGCATCAGTGTCGTTCACGCAACGGCAGAATTAAGCTCAGCATTGCCTGGTGGTGAAGTAAACCTAATGCAACTCGAAGGTGATGACACCACTTATGGCTGGAACGTTGGCGCACTTTATGAATTCAATGAAGCGACTCGTGTTGGTTTGAGTTATAAGTCTGAGGTCAAGCTTAGCTTTGATGGTGATATTAAATCAGACTTCATCCCTGCCTGGAACGCCGGCGGCAGCGCTGATCTCGATTTACCGGCAATGCTAGAATTGGCTGGTTATCATGACATTAACGATCAGTTTGCTGTCCACGCCAGCATCCAGCGCACTTACTGGAGCAGCTTCGAAGAGCTGGCCATTAAGGTTGATAATAACGGCGGCACACAAGTCCCTGTTGTTATTGAAGACTACCAAGATGTTATGCGCTATTCAGTAGGTGCAACTTACACGCTTAACCCAGAGTGGACCTTGCGTGCCGGTATTGCCTACGACGAAACCCCTAGCACTGACGAGCACCGTACTCTTCGCCTACCGGATAGCAGCCGCGTACTCTACAGCGTTGGTGCAACCTGGAACGTCAGCGATAAGATGAATATCGATGCCGGTTATCAGTATGTCGATGGTGAAACCAGTTCTATTGAAGAACCAACATCACCAATTGCACCTAACGACACCACTTTTTCTGCAACCAACTCAGCTCACATCCTTTCTGTCGGTGGTAGCTACAAGTTCTAA
- a CDS encoding ABC transporter transmembrane domain-containing protein, which yields MKADTKQQTTLNVVKSISRYLLPYKKTMLAAGIALIVTAGITLSIGQGLQQLIDLGFATGSRQQLSQSIVFIMILIGLMTIGTFVRFYLVSWLGERVSTDIRKDVFDHVITLHPSYFETNRSGEIMSRLTTDTTLLQSIIGSSLSMALRSALMLVGALILLIATNWQLTLIVFLAAPLVLLPIIVIGKRVRKLSRLSQDTVADVGTRAGEAIEHIKTVQSYSQEQYEQANFASDAEHAFDVAKKRIRQRAILVSVVISLVFSAIATMLWIGGNDVLEGRMTGGELGAFIFYALMMAMSMATISEVYGEVLRAVGAAERLLELLAVENEITAAESGNSPVINNAQIVLNNVTFHYPSRPDTAALNNIDLTITAGQSLALVGASGAGKSTIFELLQRFYDPQHGTITLDGKDIRSFQPQSLRQHMGLVAQQPALFSHDVFYNIRYGKPEATEAEVIAAAKAAYADEFISKLPEGYNSYLGERGVRLSGGQRQRIAIARAILNDPKILLLDEATSALDAESELKVQQALEQLMRNRTTVIIAHRLSTIIHADKIAVIDQGEIVAIGSHQQLLDTSEHYQKLVAIQFNKTAETLD from the coding sequence ATGAAAGCCGACACAAAACAGCAGACCACTCTCAACGTGGTCAAGTCGATCAGTCGCTACCTACTGCCTTACAAGAAAACCATGCTTGCCGCCGGTATTGCCCTGATTGTTACCGCCGGCATCACATTATCAATAGGCCAGGGCTTACAACAGCTTATCGACCTTGGGTTTGCCACCGGTTCACGGCAACAACTCAGCCAGTCAATCGTATTTATCATGATCTTAATCGGCCTGATGACCATTGGCACCTTTGTGCGCTTTTACCTGGTTTCCTGGCTCGGCGAACGTGTTAGCACCGATATCAGAAAAGACGTGTTTGACCATGTCATTACCCTGCATCCCAGTTACTTCGAGACCAACCGCAGCGGCGAAATCATGTCGCGACTGACCACCGACACCACACTACTGCAATCCATTATTGGCTCATCTCTGTCAATGGCCCTGCGCAGCGCCCTGATGTTGGTTGGCGCACTTATATTACTGATTGCTACTAACTGGCAGCTGACGCTGATTGTGTTTCTCGCAGCACCGCTGGTACTTCTACCGATTATCGTTATTGGTAAGCGAGTTCGCAAACTGTCGCGACTATCGCAGGATACCGTAGCCGATGTAGGCACCCGGGCTGGCGAAGCCATCGAACACATCAAGACGGTACAGAGTTATAGCCAGGAACAGTACGAACAGGCCAACTTCGCCAGCGATGCTGAACACGCATTTGATGTCGCCAAAAAGCGAATTCGTCAACGCGCAATTCTCGTATCTGTTGTTATCAGCTTGGTCTTTTCCGCCATTGCCACCATGCTATGGATTGGTGGTAATGACGTACTTGAGGGGCGAATGACTGGCGGCGAGCTCGGCGCCTTTATTTTCTACGCCCTAATGATGGCCATGTCGATGGCCACTATCTCCGAGGTCTATGGGGAAGTACTGCGAGCTGTCGGCGCGGCGGAAAGACTGTTGGAATTACTGGCGGTAGAAAATGAAATCACCGCCGCAGAATCAGGCAACAGCCCAGTCATCAACAATGCCCAGATAGTACTGAACAATGTCACCTTCCACTACCCCTCAAGACCCGACACCGCTGCCCTTAACAATATAGACCTGACAATCACAGCCGGCCAAAGCCTGGCACTTGTGGGCGCCTCAGGGGCGGGCAAATCAACCATATTTGAACTGCTGCAACGCTTTTATGATCCACAACACGGCACCATTACCCTCGATGGCAAAGATATAAGGAGCTTTCAGCCGCAATCACTGAGGCAACACATGGGGCTGGTCGCACAACAACCCGCCCTGTTCAGCCATGACGTCTTCTACAATATCCGCTACGGCAAACCGGAGGCAACAGAGGCGGAGGTTATCGCCGCCGCCAAGGCCGCCTATGCCGATGAATTTATCAGTAAACTACCCGAGGGATACAACAGCTACCTAGGCGAGCGTGGTGTCAGATTATCAGGCGGTCAGCGTCAGCGCATTGCCATTGCTCGAGCCATTTTGAACGACCCTAAGATACTCCTGCTCGACGAAGCCACCAGCGCCCTCGACGCAGAGAGTGAGCTGAAAGTGCAGCAGGCACTGGAACAACTGATGCGTAACCGCACCACCGTCATCATCGCACACCGTCTTTCTACGATTATCCATGCCGATAAAATAGCGGTGATTGACCAGGGAGAAATCGTCGCCATAGGCAGTCACCAACAGCTTTTAGACACATCGGAACACTATCAAAAGCTGGTTGCCATACAGTTCAATAAAACCGCAGAAACACTGGACTAA
- a CDS encoding protein YgfX, which yields MRKFLSKRILPKLSKSFSTITAASLSHKHFYLKRSPSVLAFYLCVLMLAVVAISCLPLPAFVRLIMVLGLLVTARINYSRQCRFEGRALHCIGVSEAGWFLESEGCTVDIPSVKLLSPRVVTLKYRYRSRVGYLFLAADMMSATDFHDLKLALQFGAV from the coding sequence GTGCGGAAATTCCTCAGCAAGAGGATATTGCCAAAATTGTCCAAATCATTCTCGACTATAACCGCAGCCTCGTTAAGTCATAAGCATTTTTATTTAAAGCGGTCCCCCTCGGTGCTGGCGTTTTACCTCTGCGTATTGATGCTGGCGGTGGTGGCGATATCTTGTCTGCCGTTACCTGCCTTTGTTCGGTTAATCATGGTATTGGGTTTACTTGTTACTGCTCGTATTAACTATTCTCGGCAATGCCGGTTCGAGGGGCGAGCGCTCCATTGTATCGGCGTTTCTGAGGCGGGATGGTTTCTTGAGTCTGAGGGTTGTACTGTCGATATCCCGTCGGTTAAATTACTATCCCCGCGTGTCGTCACCTTAAAATACCGTTATCGGTCTCGGGTCGGGTATCTATTTTTGGCGGCAGACATGATGTCGGCTACAGACTTTCATGATTTAAAGCTGGCTTTACAGTTTGGTGCTGTATAG
- the eat gene encoding ethanolamine permease, which translates to MSEHHIDQDYLAKRQLKKGTAGWMLLAGLGVSYVISGDFAGWNFGIGVAGWGGFAVAAALMAVMYFTLVLSLAEMSAAIPAAGGGYSFARQVMGPSGGYLTGLAVLIEYVLAPAAIVVFIGSAVEELTGLNGPIVYAAFYIIFVGVHLVGAGEALKLMMVITALAIFAIIATSVALFGSFDSANLFNIAPDPTIAGATEFLPFGWHGVWAALPFGMWLFLAVEGVPLAAEEAKDPATDVPKGIIGAMLFLLISAVLVVFLLAGAAGADVIGDSAVPLVDALKATGHTTLATTVNVLGLAGLIASFFSIIYGYSRLVFALSRAGYLPQFLSLTSERKAPTWALVIPAIFGFLVSLTGEGDLILGMAVVGATISYALMAISHILLRLNHPEMHRPYKTPGGIFTSGISLVLAIVALTGVYAFDPRAFNYTIVLYVVGALYFFLYSKNHLVAKTAEEEFEMLAAAEEDLG; encoded by the coding sequence ATGTCAGAACATCATATAGATCAAGACTATCTAGCAAAGAGACAGTTGAAAAAAGGAACAGCGGGCTGGATGTTATTAGCTGGCCTCGGTGTTTCCTATGTTATATCCGGTGATTTTGCCGGTTGGAACTTTGGTATCGGGGTGGCAGGATGGGGCGGCTTTGCCGTTGCCGCAGCCTTGATGGCGGTAATGTATTTTACTCTGGTGCTATCTCTGGCTGAAATGTCAGCGGCAATCCCCGCTGCCGGTGGTGGCTATAGTTTTGCTCGTCAGGTTATGGGCCCGAGCGGTGGCTACTTAACCGGCTTGGCCGTGCTGATAGAATATGTATTGGCTCCGGCGGCTATTGTGGTGTTTATTGGCTCAGCGGTGGAAGAATTGACGGGGCTTAACGGACCTATCGTCTATGCCGCTTTTTATATTATCTTTGTCGGAGTGCATTTAGTCGGAGCCGGTGAGGCGTTAAAATTGATGATGGTGATCACTGCGCTGGCCATCTTTGCCATTATTGCAACGTCTGTTGCCTTATTTGGCAGCTTCGATTCAGCCAACCTGTTTAACATTGCGCCGGACCCTACCATCGCCGGGGCGACTGAATTTCTGCCCTTTGGCTGGCACGGAGTCTGGGCTGCCTTACCCTTTGGTATGTGGTTATTCTTAGCGGTTGAAGGTGTGCCGCTGGCGGCGGAGGAGGCAAAAGATCCGGCCACCGATGTGCCTAAGGGGATTATTGGAGCGATGTTGTTCTTGCTGATCTCTGCTGTTTTAGTGGTCTTTCTATTAGCCGGCGCCGCCGGTGCCGATGTGATTGGTGATAGTGCCGTCCCACTGGTTGATGCCTTGAAGGCAACAGGTCATACGACGCTGGCGACAACGGTCAATGTCTTGGGCTTGGCCGGCTTAATAGCCTCGTTCTTCTCGATTATCTACGGTTATAGCCGTCTGGTGTTCGCGCTGTCGAGAGCAGGTTATTTGCCCCAGTTTTTATCCTTGACCAGTGAGCGTAAGGCCCCAACTTGGGCGTTGGTCATCCCTGCAATTTTTGGTTTTTTGGTTTCGTTGACCGGTGAGGGCGATTTGATCTTAGGAATGGCGGTTGTCGGCGCAACGATTTCATATGCACTGATGGCAATATCGCATATTTTACTACGATTAAACCATCCAGAAATGCACCGCCCCTATAAGACGCCTGGGGGAATTTTCACCTCGGGAATTTCTCTGGTGTTGGCGATAGTGGCATTGACCGGTGTCTATGCCTTCGACCCGAGAGCGTTTAATTACACCATAGTGTTGTATGTGGTGGGTGCCCTGTACTTCTTCTTGTACAGCAAGAATCATCTGGTTGCCAAGACCGCCGAGGAAGAGTTCGAGATGTTGGCGGCTGCAGAGGAAGACTTGGGCTGA
- a CDS encoding succinate dehydrogenase assembly factor 2 has translation MLDDKEYKRVGWHSRRGMLELDLVLAPFYQHQLLTLNDEEQQLYVKLLTCEDQDMFRWFLSAEIPQQEDIAKIVQIILDYNRSLVKS, from the coding sequence ATGTTAGACGATAAAGAGTATAAAAGAGTAGGTTGGCACAGTCGCCGCGGTATGCTGGAGCTGGATCTTGTGTTGGCCCCATTTTATCAGCATCAGCTGTTGACGCTCAATGACGAAGAGCAGCAGCTTTATGTGAAACTGCTAACCTGTGAAGACCAGGATATGTTCCGCTGGTTTTTGAGTGCGGAAATTCCTCAGCAAGAGGATATTGCCAAAATTGTCCAAATCATTCTCGACTATAACCGCAGCCTCGTTAAGTCATAA
- a CDS encoding BMC domain-containing protein encodes MDNSLGILEVNNLTCAINASDAMVKAAMVRLIDKRLIGSAYVTVLIEGDLASVIAAVDAGTALANEQQALICSHVIARPMDDIDLILHPETVQAKKTTGGRRKNSKVKK; translated from the coding sequence GTGGATAACAGTCTAGGAATTTTAGAGGTTAATAATTTGACCTGTGCGATTAATGCCAGTGATGCCATGGTCAAGGCGGCAATGGTGCGGTTAATTGACAAACGATTGATTGGCTCGGCCTACGTTACGGTATTAATCGAGGGGGATCTGGCTTCTGTTATTGCCGCTGTTGATGCAGGGACGGCGCTGGCAAATGAGCAACAGGCGTTAATCTGTAGTCATGTCATTGCAAGACCAATGGATGATATAGATCTCATATTGCATCCAGAAACAGTACAGGCAAAGAAAACAACTGGTGGCAGGCGAAAAAATAGCAAGGTGAAGAAATGA
- the ygfZ gene encoding CAF17-like 4Fe-4S cluster assembly/insertion protein YgfZ, translating into MADISNLLSSIGATLDSHDNVDFNAGTHTSEYMTLINHRGLLSICGVDSKKFLQGQLTCDIDLLTDQQAITGASCSPKGRVIGNFTLSQWDDQQLCFSGHRGSMSALHNHLNKYIVFSKADLNLIDNYVCLGIKTDNITAATGLLFDQVPVNNLTQSHHNDRKLLLIDAAQGLFEVWLPRDQLATSWQQLSSTLSPTNSSDWDRDIIASGFANTDQNTSDLFIPQHLNMQLNGGISFTKGCYTGQEVVARMQYRGKLKRHMYRVTATTLPPSGSPLYDGQGEQSIGNMVQTAHDGEKMVGLAVLADKSVAANSVFCDQAGELPLTELSLPYSITAE; encoded by the coding sequence ATGGCCGACATTTCCAACCTACTCTCCTCAATTGGCGCCACACTAGATTCGCACGATAACGTCGACTTCAATGCCGGCACGCACACCAGTGAATATATGACACTGATCAACCACCGCGGCCTGTTAAGTATTTGTGGAGTAGATAGCAAGAAATTCCTCCAGGGCCAACTGACCTGCGACATCGATCTTCTGACTGACCAACAGGCCATTACCGGCGCCAGCTGCAGCCCAAAAGGCAGGGTAATTGGCAATTTCACCCTCAGCCAATGGGACGATCAACAGCTGTGTTTCAGCGGCCACCGCGGGTCAATGTCGGCGCTTCACAATCATCTCAACAAATACATTGTGTTCTCTAAGGCCGATCTGAATCTCATTGACAACTATGTCTGCCTCGGCATTAAAACCGATAATATTACAGCGGCCACCGGCCTATTATTTGATCAGGTGCCAGTAAATAATTTGACCCAGAGCCATCACAATGACCGTAAATTATTGCTAATCGATGCTGCACAGGGTTTGTTCGAAGTTTGGCTGCCACGTGATCAGCTAGCAACCAGCTGGCAGCAACTGAGCAGTACATTATCCCCGACAAACAGCAGCGACTGGGATCGCGACATCATCGCCAGCGGCTTTGCCAACACGGATCAAAACACCTCAGATCTATTCATCCCTCAGCACCTGAATATGCAATTAAATGGGGGCATCAGTTTTACCAAGGGCTGCTACACCGGGCAAGAAGTCGTTGCCCGAATGCAATATCGGGGCAAACTAAAACGCCACATGTATCGCGTCACCGCCACGACCCTGCCGCCATCCGGGTCCCCTCTGTATGATGGCCAAGGCGAACAGAGTATTGGCAATATGGTTCAAACAGCACATGACGGTGAAAAAATGGTTGGCCTGGCCGTGCTGGCAGACAAAAGCGTTGCAGCAAACAGCGTCTTTTGTGATCAGGCTGGAGAGCTGCCACTGACGGAACTCTCTCTACCGTATAGCATTACTGCAGAATAA